TTTCAATATGATTTATATACTGATGGAGAGAATAAATCTATAGTGAGGTAGTCAGTGTTTTAATCGTTGCCATTTTTGATGAATGAATCATTATCCCTTTCTTATTCCTGGCTAAACTCATAGTATTAAGTATCAGATGGCTGAAAACTTCATAGAATATTACTGGATGGCTTTCACTCTGGCTTCAAAGGACAGACTTCAGCAGATCCTAAATTCAGATGAATCTAAACTGTTCAGATGAACTGTAGAAATTAATAACTTTGCAGATTAGCCCGTTTTCATTCAAAAGTCTTTATttgaaaactattctaaaaaaaaaactattctaaagTTTCATTCATGTAACCCATAAATTAGAGAAGTCCCTGTTTTCCCACTGATGAAAATGAGACTCAACAGATgacattttcatttaatcatGCCACTAGTGAGAGTATCTCTGGGATTTGTTGTTCACACACTACATGTCATCCTAGCAGCAGCTAGAGTTCATTCGACATCTTCCAATGGAGACAGTGGTGAGGGTCTATGGGTGACTGTGAATCACTGCAACACCCCTGAGATCTGTGTTATTTGTCCCTCATGAAAAGCATGGTTCACCTGCTCCCAAGCAGTCACCAAGAGAAAGAGGCCTTTTCACTCCCTGCCTTTTGTTACTATTTCACTGCACTACCCATACAAGCCCCTCAGGTTAATCTCAGAACTCAGGGGCAAAGTATGCAGAAGTTAGTCCCCAGACATTCAGCTGTCCCTGCTAGGGAGTCATACTCTAAATATAGACCCTTCAGGCAGCCTCTTTCTTAGAATGTTGAAATATGACACGCCGGCAGGAAGCTCCCCCTGTGAGGGGCCCCGGTGTGGGGGAGGCCCTTTCAGGAGGTGAGCCAGGGAGCCCAGAGGGCCCTGCTGGTGAATATTCGCAAGTCAAGTACGCATCACAGCTTTCTGGTCTTCAAAACTTTTATAGTCCAAACTTCTTTCCCCAGTCTCACacccttttttttctaaaaacctTCACCACATTTGTTTTGCATCATCTCTTTATACTGTTCTTtttgtctccctttttttctcctagacAAGTGAATTCGATTTATGAAGACTTACTAACAAATTTAACTGTCCATCATTCAATTTTTGGCTGCTAAGTAATTATAGgagtgggttttgtttgttttgaatataTACATTAGAACGAACGAAGCAGTATATAAAGCTTAACACAGCTTCAAGGACAAAAGTCCTCTTCCCGCTCCTTGCTGGTATAAAAtatctccctcccccacttcagTAAGTTTTCCAGTTTATTCCAATGTATAACTCCCAACTAAGATTTTCCCAGTTTGGCAGACTTTTCCCTGTCAGACCTTTCTCAGTTGAATCCATTCCTTCTTTAAAACTCACCCTTTCAATTTATCTCACCTCTTTGTCATTTAAAGCCACAATTTCTACCAAGGAACCTAGAAACTAgcatttaaaatctactttgctCTCCATTATACAACCATCAACAACTATTTAATGGCATGTTATTTGCCTGACAGATTGtttcaaaagccaaaaaaaaaaaaaaaaaaaaaaaaaaggaaaatccttaaGCATTTCCTCCAACAAGCCTGTTAAAAGTTCCTGAGCCTGCAGAAGGCTATGTGAAGCCCCTGCTGAAAGGGAACCTTTTGGCTCAAATTGGTATGTGGTCATATGGGCTAGGTGTCTTAGAGAGTGCCCCAAACAAAAAAGCATCAGCAGATGGTAACACTAATAGGACTGCAgagagtgaggaaaaaaatatagaagattgttattttaaaaagctgcgttactttttgtatttgcttttgtttgcatATTGTGTAATAGTTAATTTTGTTTGGTTGCAGGCAACAGAAACCAAACTAGGTTAACTAAAACAATGAGGGATTGTAGAAGACCAGGGTCAGCTCTGAGGGGTATAGGTAGGAGGAATTCACAGACGGTCTCTTCAGGATGCCATAATTCCACTGATTttcggtgttttttttttttttaatctgcattcaatatttaaattttagtaagaGAGTATTGAGCTGGTCTGTTTTGGTCACAATGCCTACCCTTTTGCTGGGGGGAATGAAAGgggtatttaaaatgtaaaatgcactttctttttttacccaGAGAGAAATATAAAGTTGTTTCAGATGTTGATTTGCAGGAGCCTTTTAActactttggatattaacccattGTCCAGCTATGAATGAGGTGCTGGGGGCCTATGTACCACAGAATGTCTTAGTTGTAATTTTCACATTAGCTAAACATCAGAGAGGTACAGTTCAGAAGTGGTAAACACAGAGGATTGTAGTCTAAGTCCAAGTTATCTGGCTTTCCTGACAAGATTCCACAGGTTGTATTTACAGTGTCTTGCCCTCATTGTTGCCTGATCAACCTCTGACTTTTTCTGAAAGCAGAGGTCTCTATCAAGGAAAGACCCCCATTCATAGAGACTTACATATAAATCTagatctaggggtgcctgggtggctcagggatcacgggatagagtcccacatcaggttccccccagggagcctgcttctcccccagcctatgtctctgcctctctctgtgcgtctctcatgaataaataaataaaatcttaaaaaaaaatctagatctgAACAGCCGAAGCCATGCATTAactctgcattctctctcttccagtgGGCCAAAAGGGAAGCTAAGTCCCATTAGGAGTGACAACTGAATAATTTACCCTGAGAAATACAATGGTCAGAGGGTACTGGAGGTTTCTGTAAGTTTTACCAGACCATTCTCCCTGTAAGCAAGCTACTACGTGGGAAGCCGCAACCTCAGAAGGTTGCTTAGTGAGCCTGAAATCAGAGCAAGGGCATTGGTTCACCTTAAGTAGTGGCTTTCAGCTAAGGAAGCTTGAAGTACTCTTCCAGATTATGGGGATGGCTCTGCCAAGGAAAGCTGAATGTTCCATTCATCTTAGCCAGGacttcctctccttcccagaCAGCGCTTGGGTGGGAACTAGGAACACTTTCCTCTGACTCTTCTTTTCATACATTCCTATGCTCAAGTAAGCTCCATGCTGCACATGATCTTTCTCTGAACACAGAATCACATAGTcgatttggttttctgtttgctaAATTTCAGTCATATCCTCGTACTGCCTCCTAGAAGTTCCACTGATACGGATTTCTCTGACTTCTGCCTATTCCCAAACTCTCCAGTCTTGTGATTTACTCCCATATTGTCTGTGGATTGTGAAAGTTATACTCAGATAATAACCTTATATCTGAACTATTAAAGACCATCCCATTGTAGATCCCAATGTTCTGAcactattttattacttttcccaaaacataaaaaaaagttcaatcaTTGCTGACAGGTAGATCATTGAGCTCACCAAACTAATCAGTGAAACGGTTCCACACTAATTACTAGAGGCTGCATTCAGCCAATTTAATCTTGGTCTCATTGTTTCTctaacacttattttatttaaaggcgATATTCTCTATTTGTGCTCAAGTATATTTTGTAATGTTCTTTTATGCTATTTACTTTGTCGGTGTGCATGGCTTTTTGGACAGATACCTACTATGTAGCTGGGACTTCTACTCAGCCTTTTCTGTGTTACTACCTTCTGAGGGCTCCATGCCTCTTCCTTGCTAACCCGTGCAAGGGAAAGTGTGTAGCTCTCCTGTTTAGAACACTGGCCTAGTCAGAAGATTTATGCAATCTTAAACACTCtaatgagctcagggttgtgttATGTGCTAGGCCTCAAGACATTAAGATTGTTTGGAGTGAAGTGTGTAACACTCCCCATGAGTGAGAAAATGTGGGGCTTTTGGAGGCCATCACCCAACATCACTCTGTGACTCccactcttttttccccctcaaatgaaaatagctttatagtattttttttccacaaaagaaTGCAGGCTGGGGGCGGGAAAGGgcagaacaaaaagaacaaaagaagtatttaagaaagtaaaaaaacacaaaacaaaacaaaacaaaacaaaaagccactcTCACTCCAGGTCTCCTTTTCTGATGGCTTTTTCGTTTCAGATCTGGGACCAGATTTCAGAGGAAATGATAGACATTAatagctgggaggaggggaggctgaAAGAGAGGTTGCTGTCCCAGGAGTTTAGGGAAGGAAGAGGCAATTTTTCAAAAAGTGTAAGTGGCCAGTAGCCCCAGGGGAAGATGCTGTCCCTTCCTGGTAATCCGAGGAAGGCAAACACAACTACGGAGAGATGGGATTACCAAAGAAGAAAGAGTAACAGGCCTGgtgtgggggagggaaagaaggggggCGGGCTCTCCTCTGCCgcactgctggtgggaggggAAATTAGGGACCCGAGTTGGTGGATGACGTAGCTCTCACGTGACCAAGAGCTGACGTGTGCAGAAGTCCTTCTTGTTCTGGTCCTTGCTCCCGTCTGAGTACCAGCTCCCCATTGCCCTGAGGGCCAGCGGGCCTgcggcagagggaaggaggaggagaagaaggaaattgTCCCGGATCCTTGCAGGTCAGTGCCTGGGAGATTCCATAAAGTGGGGGGGCCCAGGGCGTAGGGCGGAGACCGTCGCGGGTCCTGAGGCGCCTCCGCCGTCTCTTCCCCTCGCCAACAGCTTTCCCCGACATCTGTCCCGCCCGCAGCCCATTTCAATCCTGCGAAATGGTGATCAGGGGGCTGTTTGGGGAGGAGCCCAGAGAACGGGAGTGGGGAATCTGCGGGGAGCTGAGGCCGTAATCCGGAAAGGGAGCCGTGGCCTGGGTGTTGGCCCCCGGTCCTTCAGGACAGCGCCGGCGGGGAAAGGCTGGACATTCGGGGAGGGGGAAGGTGCAACGTGATGTGTCAGCAGAACCCTAAGACGGGTTAATAGGGGTGGGGAACCTTTGACAAACAGGCCCCTGAATTAGGAAAGAGTTTCATGTTCTGGGGACTGGTCGTCCACCAAGCACTCAGTAGCGGCCGTTTCCCGTCTTTCTGACTGTGGCTGTGTCTTCCTAACCATGGCTCTGTGTCTAGGGGGTCCAAGCCTCTCCCGGGTTGCCAGTCTTTCCGTAGGTTGCGGCACTACGCCAggcaagagaagaggaaggaaattaacCCCAATCGGTGAAGGTCGATTTGAGGGTAAGACGATCTGGAGACCCTAAGAGGGGCggtggtgggggtagggagaagcCAGAGATGGCAATAATCTGGGTTAGGGCTGAGTCTGAGTGTGTTTCTTGCACTCTCGGGACTGTGGTGAAATGGCGttcggtgtgtgtgtgtatgtgtgttgtgggaggggagggctggggtgtgggggtggggaagaatgACAGAAGGGGAACCTATCAGAGAGTTTGTTCATAATCCTCCTCTCTCTCAACAGCACTTAGTCCCCATGATTTCGATCTGTCATCCTGCAGGTCTGCTGTAGCAGGTGGCACCACTTGAGGCGAGGGAGGAAGTTTCCTCGGATCAGTAGAGGTTGGTAGGCGTGGGGTCTGCCTGGAATAGGGGAGGGCCTGGAAATCAGCCACAGTTGGAGGAGTTCATCCAATCCGACCTTATTTCCCTAACATCCCTCCCGTTTCAGGTTAGGAAAGGGGCAGGCTTCTGCATGTTTTGGATGGcatagaggttaaaaaaaatctgacagcGTGGATGGTGAATCAGGAAAGCTAGGAATGTGAACAATCAATCCATCAAGTCCTCCCTTCTCATTGGTTCTGGTCTCTCTGCAGATTGCAAGGGTTGTTGGGCGTGGCACACCtccaggggaggaagaagggacaaAGTGCCTGTCTGGAGGAGGTTAGTGCAACAGTGCCACTCCCTGGGGACACCTGAGGTTGGGGCTGGCCCAGGCCCCAGCAGACACTAAGGGTTCCATTCCTTTATTTAGGCTCTGGGAGGGGGTGGGCTAGGGAGGGTAGAGGAAGTATATATAGGGTTTGTTAACAATCTGCATTTCCTACTGGCTACTCATTTACTCTCCTGTCCTCCTGTAACTCCCTGCATGGGACAACACAAAAGAGAAACTCAAACCCCATTTCCTTCCTGCACCCCCAGGTCTACCTCCAGTGTCAGCTGTTGTGGCCTTGAAGTGGCTGAAGACGATCACCTTTCACAGACGTGCACCCAGGCCCATAGCCCTTCTCTCCTAGCCTGAGTGAATACTTGGTTCCTTGGTCCCTGCTATTGTCAGGGACGATTGCATGGGCTACGCCAGGAAAGTAGGCTGGGTGACTGCGGGACTGGTGATTGGGGCTGGAGCCTGCTATTGCATTTACAGACTGACAcggggaagaaaacagaacaaggaGAAAATGGCTGAGGGTGGATCTGGGGATGTGGATGATGTTGGGGACTGTCCTGGGGCTAGGTACAATGACTggtctgatgatgatgatgacaacagTGAGAACAAGGGTATAGTGTGGTACCCACCTTGGGCCCGGATTGGGACTGAGGCTGGAACCAGAGCAAGAGCCAGAGCAAGGGCCAGGGCTACTCGGGCTCGCCGGGCTGTTCAGAAACGGGCTTCCCCCAATTCTGACGATACTATTCTGTCCCCTCAAGAGCTGCAGAAAGTTCTTTGCTTGGTTGAGATGTCTGAAAAGCCTTATATTCTTGAAGCGGCTCTAATTGCTCTAGGTAACAATGCTGCGTATGCATTTAACAGAGATATTATTCGTGATCTGGGTGGTCTCCCAATTGTTGCAAAGATTCTCAATACTCGGGATCCGATAGTTAAGGAAAAGGCTTTAATTGTCCTGAATAACTTGAGTGTGAACGCTGAAAATCAGCGCAGGCTTAAGATATACATGAATCAAGTGTGTGATGACACAATCACCTCTCGCTTGAACTCATCGGTGCAGCTGGCTGGACTAAGATTGCTTACAAATATGACTGTTACTAATGAGTATCAGCACATGCTTGCTAATTCCATTTCAGACTTTTTTCGCTTATTTTCAGCGGGAAATGAAGAAACCAAATTCCAGGTGTTGAAACTCCTTTTGAATTTGGCTGAAAATCCAGCCATGGCTAGGGCACTGCTCAGAGCCCAAGTACCATCTTCACTGGGCTCCCTCTTTACTAAGAAGGAGAACAAAGAGGTTATTCTTAAGCTTCTGGTCATATTCGAGAACATAAATGAcaattttaaatgtgaagaaaCTGAACCTGCTCAGGATCAATTCAGCGAAGgttcactgtttttctttttaaaagaatttcaaggGTGTGCTGACAAGATTCTGGGGATAGAAAGTCACCATGATTTTTTGGTGAAAGTAAAAGTTGGAAAATTCATGGCCAAACTGGCTGAGCGTATGTTCCCAAAGAGCCAGGAATGACTTCTTGATTTTGTAGTTTAGAAGCAACACACATTGTAAACTATTCCTTTTCTCCACCTTGTTTATATGGTAAAGGAATCCTTTTAGCTGCCAATTTTGAGTGATGAATATCATTGTATCATCAATGCTGAGTTGGTTTTCAAGTCTAAACTGGGTGAATGAATATCACTACCTATTCTGAAAATATGTTTGTTGCTTTTTATCTCATTGCCtagattgaaatatttttactatttcttttgcGTGACAGTGAACCGGTCGGTCATAAGTAAGCTCCCTCCTGTCATTTGCATTAACTTCGTGTATCATCAATAAACTTGTGTGTTAATGccgaaaaaaaagaaagaaaaaagaaagaaagcattcatGTCCTTGGTTTATAATCTAGTTGGAGAGATaagaaatatacaaacaaaaagataacaaTATCTGGAGCATATGCTCATTGTCAAATGTGTGCTCTCAGAGCATAGAGGAAGCAAAGGCTTCTGTGGGATATAATAGCTACAAACTTCTGGAGGAAGCAACCATCGAAAATGAGTCCTGACTGGGTTAGGTAGTTAGGCTTTCCAAAAGCAAGAGTGAAGGGGCGTTAGAGGTAGGAGGCATAGAAGTAGGACGCCTTTTCCTATGACTGGGAGGAGATTAGTCACCTTAGAGTGGAGAGCGTGGGGATTGGAAGTAAATAAATTTGGAAAGCTGAGTGAAGCCAGTTTGTAGAGAGCTGTTTGCATATTATCCCACTGAACACAAAGAGCCAGGAAATATTTTTGACTAAAAAGAATAATTGGAATTCATATTGAGGTCTCTCGCTCACCAGCTATGCAGTGTCCGCAAAGGTGTGGAAACATGGATCCTACCAAACCCTGGTTGTAGGAATGAGTTTACACTGAGTTTGCACAGGTTTGTGGAGGGCCATTTGATAATACATATAAGCCTTAAAGCATGTAAAAACCCTTtgtcctaaggaaataattgagTAATTGGCTAAAGACTGTATGTACAAGGCTCTTCATCCCAGCATTGTCTGAAACAGTAAGAATTGGAAGTAACCTAAGTGTAGCACACTGAATTTGTTAAATAAGTTAAGGAATGTTCACATGgtatatatgataaatatgtcGATTCAAATCCATATTGCCCGGAGAAGATATTCATTCTGCATTGTTAAATGAGAAAGGTAGGTTAGATAGCAGTGTTCATAGaatg
The nucleotide sequence above comes from Canis lupus dingo isolate Sandy chromosome X, ASM325472v2, whole genome shotgun sequence. Encoded proteins:
- the ARMCX3 gene encoding armadillo repeat-containing X-linked protein 3; its protein translation is MGYARKVGWVTAGLVIGAGACYCIYRLTRGRKQNKEKMAEGGSGDVDDVGDCPGARYNDWSDDDDDNSENKGIVWYPPWARIGTEAGTRARARARARATRARRAVQKRASPNSDDTILSPQELQKVLCLVEMSEKPYILEAALIALGNNAAYAFNRDIIRDLGGLPIVAKILNTRDPIVKEKALIVLNNLSVNAENQRRLKIYMNQVCDDTITSRLNSSVQLAGLRLLTNMTVTNEYQHMLANSISDFFRLFSAGNEETKFQVLKLLLNLAENPAMARALLRAQVPSSLGSLFTKKENKEVILKLLVIFENINDNFKCEETEPAQDQFSEGSLFFFLKEFQGCADKILGIESHHDFLVKVKVGKFMAKLAERMFPKSQE